One region of Ignavibacteriales bacterium genomic DNA includes:
- the hemC gene encoding hydroxymethylbilane synthase, with the protein MKTKIILGSRGSELAMWQSLFVKKEIEKKNKNIIVEIINIRTTGDKILDVALSKIGDKGLFTKELEVALLNKSIDFAVHSLKDLQTEIPPGLKLSAVTERHPVEDVLIARKKGVTITDLKEGAIVATGSLRRRAQLLHLRPDIKIVELRGNVPTRINKFLESDWDAIILARAGIERLGLKKHISSIISTKEILPAVGQGALGIEIHIDNNFVNEVLQSIHHQETFIATKAERSLLKALKGGCQVPIGAYAQVKSNGLYLDGLVGSIDGVITFRKEIKGTKKEPEKLGKLLAKDLVKAGAGKVLNEIYKTARAK; encoded by the coding sequence TTGAAAACAAAAATCATCCTTGGCTCCCGTGGGAGCGAACTTGCAATGTGGCAATCGCTTTTTGTTAAAAAGGAAATAGAAAAGAAAAACAAAAATATAATTGTTGAGATAATTAACATCAGAACCACCGGTGATAAAATTCTTGATGTTGCTTTATCTAAAATTGGCGACAAGGGTTTGTTCACAAAAGAATTAGAAGTTGCTTTGTTAAATAAATCGATTGATTTTGCTGTGCACAGCCTAAAAGATCTTCAAACAGAAATTCCTCCTGGATTGAAATTATCCGCTGTAACAGAACGCCATCCGGTTGAGGATGTTCTTATTGCAAGAAAAAAAGGAGTTACGATCACCGATTTGAAAGAAGGCGCAATAGTTGCAACTGGTTCCTTAAGAAGAAGAGCACAACTTCTACATCTTCGCCCGGATATAAAAATTGTAGAGTTGAGAGGAAACGTTCCAACCAGAATAAATAAGTTTTTAGAATCGGATTGGGATGCTATAATCCTGGCGCGTGCGGGAATTGAAAGATTAGGATTGAAAAAACATATTTCTTCTATTATCTCTACAAAAGAAATTCTTCCTGCTGTTGGACAAGGAGCGCTTGGAATTGAAATTCATATAGATAATAATTTTGTAAACGAAGTTCTTCAATCTATACACCACCAGGAAACATTTATAGCAACCAAAGCTGAGCGGTCTTTATTGAAAGCCCTGAAAGGAGGTTGCCAGGTTCCGATAGGCGCATATGCGCAAGTAAAATCAAACGGACTTTATCTTGACGGATTAGTTGGTTCAATTGATGGAGTAATTACTTTTAGAAAAGAAATAAAAGGGACGAAAAAGGAACCGGAAAAATTAGGGAAGCTCCTGGCAAAAGACCTGGTAAAAGCTGGTGCCGGAAAAGTATTAAATGAAATTTATAAAACAGCCAGAGCTAAATGA